Proteins from a genomic interval of Arachis hypogaea cultivar Tifrunner chromosome 10, arahy.Tifrunner.gnm2.J5K5, whole genome shotgun sequence:
- the LOC112715715 gene encoding uncharacterized protein isoform X3, which yields MIKDLQAEAIFFGQTIAEAAEGLVEIREDYIEDSHKGETKSELEGILMSHPSIEDAAVVPNRSEALIPSPSCFPNRGFLDYPTPNNWVTMKH from the exons ATGATCAAGGACCTTCAAGCAGAGGCCATATTTTTCGGTCAAACAATTGCTGAAGCTGCG GAGGGTCTTGTGGAGATAAGGGAAGACTATATAGAAGATTCTCACAAAGGGGAAACTAAATCAG AACTTGAAGGAATTCTCATGAGCCACCCTTCTATTGAAGATGCAGCTGTTGTCCCTaa CCGCTCTGAAGCTCTGATTCCTTCTCCGTCTTGCTTCCCCAACCGTGGTTTCCTTGACTACCCTACCCCAAACAATTGGGTAACCATGAAACATTGA
- the LOC112715715 gene encoding F-box protein 7-like isoform X2: protein MTPYVLGKASCMCRKWRYTIRNPMFWRVACMKAWQLSGVVENYRILQSKYNGSWRKMWLSRPRLQTNAKNNNLLLGIYVSRNTYIRVGVAEWKLLIEFIWLQHKHFLHQKLSVTF, encoded by the exons ATGACTCCATATGTCTTGGGAAAGGCATCTTGTATGTGTCGAAAATGGAGGTACACAATTCGTAACCCTATGTTTTGGCGCGTTGCATGCATGAAGGCTTGGCAG CTCTCTGGAGTGGTAGAAAACTATAGGATTCTTCAATCAAAATATAATGGCTCATGGCGTAAAATGTGGCTCTCACGACCAAGGTTGCAAACTAATGCTAAGAACAACAATCTCTTATTGG GTATTTATGTGAGTAGAAATACCTACATTCGAGTCGGAGTTGCAGAGTGGAAATTACTAATCGAGTTCATCTG GTTGCAGCACAAGCATTTCCTGCACCAGAAGTTATCAGTGACATTCTGA
- the LOC112715715 gene encoding F-box protein 7-like isoform X1: MTPYVLGKASCMCRKWRYTIRNPMFWRVACMKAWQLSGVVENYRILQSKYNGSWRKMWLSRPRLQTNAKNNNLLLGIYVSRNTYIRVGVAEWKLLIEFIWSKLNKQSATTGVAPLTSHNNSIMLE; this comes from the exons ATGACTCCATATGTCTTGGGAAAGGCATCTTGTATGTGTCGAAAATGGAGGTACACAATTCGTAACCCTATGTTTTGGCGCGTTGCATGCATGAAGGCTTGGCAG CTCTCTGGAGTGGTAGAAAACTATAGGATTCTTCAATCAAAATATAATGGCTCATGGCGTAAAATGTGGCTCTCACGACCAAGGTTGCAAACTAATGCTAAGAACAACAATCTCTTATTGG GTATTTATGTGAGTAGAAATACCTACATTCGAGTCGGAGTTGCAGAGTGGAAATTACTAATCGAGTTCATCTG GAGTAAACTGAATAAACAAAGTGCAACTACAGGAGTAGCTCCTCTCACAAGTCACAACAACAGCATCATGCTTGAATGA